From Edaphobacter lichenicola, the proteins below share one genomic window:
- a CDS encoding glycoside hydrolase family 31 protein, producing the protein MNGLRFGRVAVLFVLGCCMMSVPGLSAQSATAAKGDLISLNRATSAAALPNGLELRDGEARVQITALREDVLRIRVSKTGKMPEDASWAVLPGSRTSSVATAYRAEGGKAGFSTKALQVWVDRATLAVTISDRSGGVLLEDARPVEFHGDHFRVYKRMPAEEHYFGLGDKTGPLDRRGGAYQMWNTDQYRFQESSDPLYKAIPFFIADNAGRSYGLFLDNTWRTSFDFGKEDSEAYSFGADGGPIDYYFLYGPKPKQVVEGYAWLTGLTPLPPEWSLGFQQSRYSYMTEARASEVADRMRADRIPCDALYLDIDFQDRNAPFTVNQQAFPKLPEFIQELKEKHFNLVLITDLHIADRANQGYAPYDSGAAGDHFVKNPDGSVFVGKVWPGPAVFPDFTRKESRAWWGTLYKEFYGDGAAGFWNDMNEPSVFETPSQTMPLDVVHRIDEPGFVSRTARHAEIHNVYGMENSRGTYEGLLALKPNQRPFVLTRATYAGGQRYASTWTGDNSSNWNHLRMSTPMLLNLGLSGFSMAGDDIGGYAGSSTQDLLTKWIEVGEFNPIYRDHTEKFTADQEPWVGGAEVEAVRRRYIEDRYRLMPYLYTLAEENSRTGVPMMRPLFLEFPDATADKHPLDLDAANQFMLGPDLLIAPAPYPEAPDSYAVTFPPVGWYDYWTGAKVAGSAREAVAVSTGAALGVGALQSVKITPQVDVLPVFVRAGSILPFAPVVQSTQEKPNGPLTLKVYPGDGCEGSLYQDDGISFAYKEKDFLRVKYSCESTSDGLRLHIGAREGSFQPWWNGVEVTIFGWSGAPGKITYAGQVIADSRFDGAAHSLTIVLPERAEGGVLEIGGR; encoded by the coding sequence ATGAATGGATTGCGTTTTGGAAGAGTTGCTGTCCTGTTTGTTTTGGGCTGCTGCATGATGAGTGTTCCCGGTCTGTCGGCACAGAGCGCAACGGCGGCTAAGGGTGATCTGATTTCGCTGAATCGCGCGACGAGTGCTGCGGCGCTGCCGAATGGTTTAGAGCTGAGGGATGGCGAGGCGAGGGTTCAGATCACAGCGCTGCGAGAGGATGTTCTGCGGATTCGCGTCTCGAAGACGGGGAAGATGCCGGAGGATGCGTCGTGGGCTGTGCTTCCGGGGTCGCGAACCAGCTCGGTTGCGACGGCCTATCGCGCGGAGGGAGGCAAGGCAGGTTTTAGTACGAAGGCGTTGCAGGTGTGGGTTGACCGCGCCACGCTTGCGGTAACGATCAGCGACAGGAGCGGAGGTGTTCTGCTCGAGGATGCGCGGCCGGTCGAGTTTCATGGCGATCACTTCCGGGTCTACAAGAGAATGCCGGCCGAGGAGCACTACTTTGGCCTGGGAGATAAGACAGGGCCGCTCGATCGCAGAGGCGGTGCGTACCAGATGTGGAACACCGACCAGTATCGTTTTCAGGAGAGCAGCGATCCTCTGTATAAAGCGATTCCGTTTTTTATTGCGGACAATGCGGGGAGATCGTATGGGTTGTTTCTGGACAATACGTGGCGGACGAGCTTTGATTTCGGGAAGGAAGACTCGGAGGCCTACTCGTTTGGGGCCGACGGCGGACCGATTGACTACTACTTTCTCTATGGTCCGAAGCCGAAGCAGGTGGTGGAGGGGTATGCGTGGTTGACTGGTCTTACGCCGCTGCCTCCGGAGTGGTCGCTGGGCTTTCAGCAGTCGCGCTACTCGTATATGACGGAGGCGCGGGCAAGTGAGGTGGCAGACCGTATGCGCGCCGATCGGATTCCCTGCGATGCGCTTTATCTGGACATCGACTTTCAGGATCGGAATGCTCCGTTCACGGTGAATCAGCAGGCGTTTCCGAAGTTGCCTGAGTTTATTCAGGAGTTGAAGGAGAAGCACTTTAACCTGGTGCTGATTACAGATCTTCATATTGCGGATCGCGCGAATCAGGGGTATGCGCCTTACGATTCGGGTGCGGCGGGGGATCACTTTGTAAAGAATCCGGATGGGTCGGTGTTTGTGGGCAAGGTGTGGCCGGGGCCGGCGGTGTTTCCTGATTTCACCAGGAAGGAGTCGCGGGCGTGGTGGGGGACTCTCTATAAGGAGTTCTATGGGGATGGGGCTGCGGGTTTCTGGAATGACATGAACGAGCCTTCGGTGTTCGAGACGCCATCGCAGACCATGCCGCTGGATGTGGTGCATCGGATCGACGAGCCGGGGTTTGTGTCGCGGACTGCGCGTCATGCGGAGATTCACAATGTGTATGGCATGGAGAACTCGCGGGGGACCTATGAGGGGTTGCTCGCGTTGAAGCCGAATCAGCGGCCTTTTGTTTTGACTCGGGCTACTTATGCCGGTGGTCAGCGGTATGCGTCGACGTGGACGGGAGACAACTCGAGCAACTGGAATCATCTTCGCATGAGTACGCCGATGCTTCTGAACCTTGGGTTGAGCGGGTTTTCGATGGCGGGTGACGACATTGGAGGGTATGCGGGTTCGTCAACGCAGGATCTGCTGACGAAGTGGATTGAGGTGGGCGAGTTCAATCCGATCTATCGCGACCACACGGAGAAGTTCACGGCCGATCAGGAGCCGTGGGTGGGTGGAGCGGAGGTAGAGGCGGTTCGGCGGAGGTACATTGAGGATCGCTATCGGTTGATGCCGTATCTCTATACGCTGGCCGAGGAGAACTCTCGCACGGGCGTTCCGATGATGCGGCCTTTGTTTCTGGAGTTTCCGGATGCTACTGCGGACAAACATCCGCTCGATCTTGATGCGGCGAATCAGTTCATGCTGGGGCCGGATCTGTTGATCGCGCCTGCGCCTTATCCAGAGGCGCCGGATAGCTATGCGGTGACGTTTCCGCCGGTGGGTTGGTACGACTATTGGACGGGGGCGAAGGTTGCGGGGAGTGCTCGTGAAGCGGTTGCGGTGAGTACGGGCGCGGCGCTTGGAGTGGGTGCGCTTCAGTCGGTGAAGATCACGCCGCAGGTGGATGTGCTGCCGGTGTTTGTGCGGGCGGGTTCGATTCTGCCGTTTGCGCCAGTGGTGCAGAGTACGCAGGAGAAGCCGAATGGGCCGCTGACGCTGAAGGTTTATCCGGGGGATGGTTGCGAGGGTTCGCTGTACCAGGATGATGGGATCAGCTTCGCTTATAAGGAGAAGGATTTTCTGCGCGTGAAGTATAGCTGCGAGTCGACCAGCGATGGTTTGCGTCTTCACATCGGTGCGCGGGAGGGAAGCTTTCAACCCTGGTGGAACGGGGTGGAGGTGACGATCTTCGGTTGGAGTGGCGCGCCGGGGAAGATCACTTACGCTGGCCAGGTGATTGCGGACTCTCGGTTCGATGGAGCGGCACACTCGCTTACGATTGTGCTGCCTGAGAGGGCTGAAGGCGGGGTGCTGGAGATTGGCGGGAGGTAG
- a CDS encoding outer membrane beta-barrel protein: MSNRSTSKKIAKLANDLLLLCLISFAATRLHAQALPTATSAGVLQAGGEFNYANSDYVPQKIKGGGAYVNFDFKYHWGIEAEFHQINDPNPNTNIYERTYEIGPRYVLHFGRIEPFAKVMYGRGVFQYPEVPSLTPGGPPQGNAAILAYNIGAAGVGVDYRLRRSINVRVEYEFQKWLGFPPNDLSPQVLGVGAAYRFH, from the coding sequence ATGAGCAACAGATCAACATCAAAAAAAATCGCAAAGCTGGCAAACGATCTCCTCCTGCTCTGCCTCATCAGCTTCGCCGCCACACGCCTCCACGCCCAGGCGCTCCCAACCGCGACCAGCGCCGGAGTCCTCCAGGCTGGCGGCGAGTTCAACTACGCCAACTCCGACTACGTCCCGCAAAAGATCAAAGGCGGAGGAGCCTACGTTAACTTCGACTTCAAATATCACTGGGGCATCGAAGCCGAGTTCCACCAGATCAACGATCCAAACCCAAACACAAATATCTACGAACGCACCTACGAGATCGGCCCTCGCTACGTCCTCCACTTCGGCCGGATAGAGCCCTTCGCCAAAGTCATGTACGGTCGCGGCGTCTTCCAATATCCAGAGGTCCCCAGCCTCACCCCCGGTGGCCCCCCGCAAGGCAACGCCGCCATTCTCGCCTACAACATCGGCGCCGCAGGCGTCGGAGTGGACTATCGCCTCCGGCGCTCAATCAACGTGCGAGTGGAATATGAGTTTCAAAAATGGCTCGGCTTCCCGCCAAACGATCTATCCCCGCAGGTCCTGGGAGTCGGCGCCGCCTACCGCTTCCACTAA